Within the Candidatus Thorarchaeota archaeon genome, the region TTATGGTTGTTCTAGTTTATAAATTAAGAATCAGTGAGTGATGACAGCACGTAGCAAAGCTTTGATTTGAGATAACATCTCGGCATACGGAATAAGAAAACGGTTGGCTTGCACCTGCTAGAGGTTGGTTCGGGCGGAGAGGGCCTATATCGCCTTCTTCACCCAATTCCTTTCTCTTATAGTGCGTCTTTGACATCAAAAGCTAGTTTGCCGGCTTCTTTTGTTTGAAGGCCGATGTCAATCTTGTGTTCTCCTTCCTCGAGCTGTTCACCTTTAACCATAATGACTAGCTCAACACCAACTTTGATTGGAATTGGATTGTCAGCTGACACCTCTGACCCTTTGACTTCAACGTCTTCAGAACTAACAACGGTATCTTCAAGTGGATATTCGGTGTCATCGATCTTTATAGGATCCATCTCTGTTGCTGTACCCGGACTAAGTGAGTTCTTAATTTTGAACTTGAATCCATCATCAACGTTTTCGAGACTGCCTTTAATGTATAGCTTGCGTAAGAGAAATGCCGGAATCTGCAATTTCTTGGTTCCTCCATGGATTAGACAAATCATTTACATCCTCCGCAATCTTTTATAGATTGTGCCCTCTCTTTCCCGTCTATCTGGTCTTCTGCTGACAAATGTAATAAGGAGCTTCTTAGACATCATCTCAGAGACATCATAACAAGAGGAGAACTACCAGTGCAATTTCCGTTTAACCCCTTCGACTTTTTTGACCTTTTCTTTGGCTTCTCTACAATATTCTTTTTATTTCCAGTGATTTTCTTCATCATTTTCGTGGTAGTGATTGTGAGAGTCTGTCAGGGAATAAGCCAAAGCACCTCCGGTTTTACTGTTCAGCCTCCATCCTACGTCATTCCAGAACGACACCGCCGTGAAGGAACTCGCTCTGATGGTTCCACTATGCAGACGGTACGTCTTCCGGAACGTTGCCCTAGTTGTGGGGCTTCGCTTTCGCATGAATCGATTGATTGGGTTGGCCCGCTTGAAGCCAAGTGCAGCTACTGTGGTGCTACCGTTCGAGCCACATTTGAAGAAATCTAATTACTTGAACCATATAGTGGGAGTCCACGGTATTGAAGACCCTTATGAAAACGGCTCATGGGCCGGGCAATTTGGAATTGAAGGACAATCCAAAACCCGAGCCTGCAAGTAACGAAGCGTTGGTGAAAGTTGCCGCAGCCGGCATCTGCGGCACGGATATTCACATAAAACACGATCAAGCATTTCACACTCCACCCGTTGTTCTCGGGCATGAATATTCGGGAACCGTTGTGGGGATTGGTTCGGACGTTTGCTCTATTGAGGTTGGAGATGATGTTGTGTCTCCAGCTACTGCATATTGTGGTCAATGCCATCAATGCAAAACCGGACATGTCAACCGATGCACAGATTCGAATAAGCGTATTCTTGGAGTCTCAAGAGCAAACGGAGCTTTTGCCCAATACCTAATTGTTCCAGAATACATTATTCACAAAGTTCCAGACGGGGTTCCTTTGGAACAGGCTGCTCTGGCTGAGCCCACTGCGTGCGCAGTTCATGCTCTGATTGAGAAGACACCAGTTTGCCCTGGAGATCTCGTTGTTGTGCAAGGTCCGGGGACAATGGGTTTGCTATCATTGCAGGTTGCAAAGGCAATGGGGGCCGGCAAGGTGATTGTGACTGGCATGTCTTCTGATAGATGGCGGCTCGACATCGCAGAACGTACCGGAGCTGACCGTACAATCGATATTGAGGAAGAAGACCCAATCGCTATAATCAATGAAGAATCCCTCGGACTTGGTGCTGACGTTGTGATTGAAGCATCTGGCTCCTGTGCTGCTTGCAGTCAAGCTCTAGAATTTGTGAAAGTGGCTGGGCATGTTGCCCTTCTTGGAGTGCGTGGTCGTCCTGCTGAAGTAGACCTCGACCAAATGATTGTGAAAGAGCTGACAATGACTGGCACATGGGGCACCATTCCATCATCCTGGGTAACAACACTGAAGTTGATGGCTTCAGACAAAATCGATGTCGCCCCCCTTATAACTCACCGTCTATCCCTTGATGAGTGGGAACATGGATTTGAGCTAATGGAGGATCAAAAGGCAATCAAAGTTCTATTTACCAATTTCTCATAAAAGAATACTGCTGAGATGAGAGGAATGAAGAAACTCGGAATCATAATTTGTGAACGTTATGGCGATTGTGCAGGTGGTAAATGCTTCAGGTCACTACATGATCGAGAAGGTGCTTTTAGTATCTATAAAGAAGAATTGCAGGTTGTGGGTTATGCAACCTGTGGGGGCTGTCCAGGAGGCAACATAGAATACGCCACAGAAGAAATGAAGGAAAACGGCGCCGAGGTAATTCATTTGGCTACTGGGTTTCTAGTCGGGTATCCTCCATGTACCTGGGTTGATTACTTCAAAGATTTCATTGAAGAGAAGTTTGGCTTAGACGTCATTCTAGGGACACACCCAATTCCTTCAAGCTATCGCAACACTCATCGTGCTCTTGGAACTTGGGAAGATCCAGAATGGGAAGAACGTTTGAAGTATGTTATGACTGATGTTGAGACACGCAAAAGATATGGTTGATTTGCTCTCATACGACAATGCCAAATATTCTAAAACACACAAGACAGCTGATGGAACCACAGAAGCAATCTATGCTCCTTTGAGGGGTATGTCTAAAAATCATATGGATGTGTCTCCCTTGTATTTGACAAAAGATTCTGATTTATCTGATTACAAGCAAGTAATAGACCGTGAAGTTGAAGGTGTTTGGAAAAATTCACTGCTCAACAATGAGAATGGCTCAACTCACTTTGCGATGCGAACATATCAAATCGAGCCGAACGGTCATACTTCACGCGATACGCATGAACATGATCATGGTGTCTATGTCCTTAAAGGGATGCCTACTGCTGTTGTTGAGGGTAAATCAATACTACTTACTGCGGGTGACGTTTTGCATATCGCAGGAAATGAGGAACATCAATTCTTTAATGAGGGTGATAACCCTGCCAAATTCATCTGCGTGAAGAATTACTAACTATGCCCACTTATCTAATGCATCTTGCACTGTTGCAATGTGGGCTGCTGCGGGTCCGCCCCCCATAACTATTGCAACTGCACACCCTTCCATAATTTCTTCTCTAGAAGCTCCAGCTGATAGCGCTTGTTTTGTGTGATATACCATGCAGCTCTCACAGGGCTCGAGAATGCTAGCTACAATGCATATGATTTCTTTGAATTTACGCGGTAAAGCACCCTTTTGATCTACTATCTTGAGAAGATCGGTAAATGCGTTCCTTGTTTCCGGAATATCTCTGTTCAGTGCGCCAAAATGCTTTTGGAAGTAACGCAGCCTATCGCCAACGTCTTTGGTCATCTCTCTTTTCTCCGTTTGTTCAGTATCGTCTGCTTAGGCTCCAAGTTGGATTATGCTATGTTAAAGTGTTTCTAAAATATCTGTTTTCGGATACTTGACTAGAATCTATTGTTTCTTAGCTTTCCTTTCAGTCAGTGTACCTAGATTCCACTCAGTTCTCTTGTACCTCGTGTGGTATAGCGAATTTGCCATGGCCTCTTCTTTTTCGGTAAAGCTATCTTCGACGATTTCTGCTCCTGTGAACGTTGCAATACTATCTATGATTGCTTGCTTGATTTTGTCTTCAGTAGGTGGTGACTCAAACTCTTTGGCAATTGTGGTAACAACGTCCTTTTTGCTCTCCTTGCATCGTATGGACCTCCCATCTCTAAGATAGACCGTCTGATTTGGAGGCGGACTAAGTGCTCTCCTAAGTGTTTCGAGATTCGCAGATAGTAAGAGTGTACCGTGGATGAATGAGACTCCTTGTTTGAGCCATCCCGCCGTTCCTGTAATCTTCCTGCCGTTTATTCGAATACAGCTTCTGTTGGGGTCATAACTGGCGCCTATACCGATGCTTCGTAGACCTTTGGCTAGAGTGCCTATGAAATTCCAATAGAGTTCTCGAAGGGTTCTTGAAACAAAGCTTTCCGACTGATCGAGACAGAATGAGATATTCAGATTACCTTCGTCGTGAAAAACAGTTCCTCCACCAGTGAATCTTCTAGCTATACTGATATCGTTGTTCCTACAAAACTCAATGTTCACTTCCTCATGAACGCATTGAAACCTACCAAGGACCACCGAGGGTTCCGATTTCCAGAATCGCACTGTATTTGTCTTATCGACTGCACCGGCATTTGTTCTAGCGAGACTCTCTTCTAGCGCCAAATTCCTGTATATGTCGGATTCTTCATTATCTAGCAATCGCCAGGACATAGTACTACATCTGCCGTAAGGTACACTCGCTTCTCCAAGCCTCAAACAATAATACTATTTGATGTTAATAGGTGTTGTTATAACAGACTAAGAGAGTGCTATTTTGGAGGAAAAAGAAAAAGGTGCCGGTGACGGGAGGATAATCGCCACCGGCTAGAGCAGATGTCGTTTCGAGGTTGGAACCGACCACAATGGTGCGGCTCATGCATGATTCTTGGCATTGGCATTTAAGGTCGTATTTTGGATGGACTGTCATTTGCTTGATTCTAGTCTTCTGCAACCGGCTGCTAGAGCAAAACAAATCAATAGTACTACAGTTCCTATTAGAATTAGCATGGTAGTTGGTGCTTTGATTGAAGCAGCTAGATAAGATGAGATTAATAATCCGAGAAGGACTAGATGATTCAAAACTGCTGATGCGTTGGCCGGTGCCAAGGTTTCTGGATTCGGATACCGATTTCGTGTTTCAATCACGGAAACCACACCTAGGGGAACTGTACAGAACACAAAAGCTGAGTAGTGGTTGACAAGGTCCGAAAGGATAAACACAGCATATAGAATATGGACAGATAGGATTAAAGCCACAAAAACATGGGATGCCTTTCGCAATCCTATTCTTACTACCATGGTATCCTTCCCAACTTGTTTATCCGCGTGATAATCCGGAAATTCGTTGATCCATAATACAGCTGATATTGAGAGAGCGATAGGTACCGATACTAATAGCGGCTGAAGGGCGAAAGTTTGTGTTTGAACGTAGTACGTACCGATGATGAGCAAAACGCCAAAGTTCAAGCCTACCAGGAGTTCTCCAATACCTTTGCTTGCCAAGCGGATAGGTGGGGCTGCGTAGAAAAAACCCGAGAATGCGCCGAATAAACCCAGTATGAGAACAATCCACCCTACGCTTAGAAAGAGATAGAACCCGATCAGAGCAGCAATTGTCAGTAAAGATAACGAGACCTTCAAAACGTCCTTGGGATTAAGCCTCCCTTGTTGTATCATGCGACTACCACCTGTAAATGGTTTGACATAGTGTACGTTTATGTCATCATTACCGCTCAAATGGTCGAAGTAGTCATTTGCGGAATTTGTTCCCATATGTATGAGAACTCCTGACAGAAGGGTTAGAATAAAGAGGAACCAATTGAAGGAACCGGTCTCGGAAAATGCTACTGCTCCACCAACAGCAATGGAACCTGCAGTGGCAAGTAGGAACGGTGGTCGTATCAGGATAATCCATGGCATAATGGGCTTGAATCCGTTTCCTTTTGATTCTCTTGTATCCCCGTTCTCATGGGATGATCCCATTCAAACCACACTCTTTTCTATCAGACATTACGATGAATTACGTAATCTGCCATGTTATTAAGAAGATATCTTTTGAATATCTTGACTTCTCCAAGTGCCCTCTTCGCTTTGGTTATGTGTTCCTTTGCATCTTCCTTCGCAACAGCAACAACAGCGGTTTCATCAACGATTTGTAGTACTTGATGAATATCTTCGTCAACCAGCGCTTTGAATAGCTTTTGTCCTGTTTCTTCGTTGCAATATCTCAATGCGCTAAGAATGACATAGTTTGGTCTTCCCAGCCGCAAGTCTGACTTTGTTGTTTTTCCGACAGTGTGTTCATGAGACTGGATATCAAGAATGTCATCACGAATCTGAAATGCTACACCTATGCCTTTTGCATAGTCCCTGAGTGCTCTATTTTTTGCTTCATCACCGCCTCCGATTGCGACACCTATTCGAATGGCGGCTTCAATGAACGATACGGTCTTTCGCTCGGTTATTGCCAAATATTCTTCGAGTGTATAATCTTCCGGTCTTTCTGGGCTAAGGTATAGATCTGCAGCCTCTCCCTCGCACATTTTTGTTCCCCCGATTCCTATATGGCTCAGAAGGTCTGGCTCCCCATAATCACCTAGGAGGCGAATGGCCTGTGATATCAGCAAATCACCAGCAAGAAGTGCCGTTTTTCTACCGAAGATACTGTGGACCGTTGGCACACCCCGTCTTCTTTCGTCGTCATCAATGAGATCATCATGAATCAGACTCGCGGTTTGGAGTAGCTCGGCTGCTAAGGCTACCGGTAAAACATTTTCAATATTACCTCCAACTGCCTCACACGCAAGTAGGGCAATCAGTGATCTAAGTCTCTTCCCTCCCGCCTTTATCAGATGGTATGCTGCTTCGTACAAAATCTCTGGTTTGCCTTGGTTCGAGGACATGAATTGGTTGATGTAATCATCAATCCTTTGCAGCCTTGATTGTATCTCTGCCAACTCTAGAAAGTTCGGCAACACTTGATCAGTCTGAGACTTGTCACTATTGATGAGGTGTTGCAAGTCATTATCCATGTGTGTCCTCTCCTGTATTGCTCTGCATCATAGATGTATCTTCTTAAGTTCTGCTACATGGTTTCTCTAGTTTTTGAGGATGGTATAGTCTCCAGAATAGGAAGGCAATCAGACTAATACCAACCAGAAACGGGACCGATAAACCCTCCCAGAGTGAGAATCCAGTCCAAAATGACAGTATAATGAATAAACTACTTGCTACAGTTCGAGGCATCTGGACAACCTTATCAGAATTCGTCTTTGTGAGATAATGGAATAAGATTGAGGATACTGTTCCGGTAAAGAACCATCCAACGAAATTCACTAGAGGAACCCCGTAGTATATACCTGGCTGGGACCAAACCCAAATGTTGAGTACTACCGCTGCAGGATCAAGCACGAGGTCAACCAGTACGAGCACAATTGCACTAGCTGGAATGATTATGATGGTATTCTGAGAAAGGCGTGTCGTTACAGTCATAGAACCAAGAAGCAGTGGTGCAAATGCAAAAGTCACGCTCCATGGGACCAAACCAAGAATCTTGAATCCCATAGTCTCCGCATAGTGGAAGCTCCCGTATGGTATTCCTGTTGAGATTCCAATCGATTCGATGATAACTGGAAATATCGAGAATAGAATCAGTATAAATATGCCCTTTCTTGGACCTGTCCAGTTGATGAAGTAGTAGTAAGAGGGTAGTGCCAAGGCTACAATGAAAAAAGCTGAAACCCATGTAACCGATTCGCCAATTGGAACGTTAGCCACTAGGTAACTTGACAAGAAGAAGGCTACACAGAATACAGCCAACAACACATCATTAGATTCCTCCAGTTGCATCAGAAGATCCCCAATTTTGGAAGCCCAATAGTGAAGAAGATTACCATGCCAAAGATGCCATTCCAGTATGGAAAGAACCAGTAGACCCTGCTAACATCCGCTTTTCTTCTGAGAATGAGGTAGACTGGAATCAAGGGATACACAAAGGTAAGAAGGTTCCATGGATAGTTCCATGGATGTACAAAGACAAGAATCACAGCGAAGAGTGTCCAGAATATCAAACATAGGAAAAGTGAGGCTCCCTTTCCTATAGCTACTGCTGTGCTTCTTACATCTGCTTTCCTATCCGCCTCGATATCTGGAACAGCAGAGAAAAGCTGCATTGCGGCTGTCCAGCAGAAGGCAGCAAACACTGGAATCAACGGCGGGATAGTTCTTGTTGTTTGATATATGGCCAGCAAGGCTGGGATTACGTACAAGAAGTTTGAAGTAAAATCTAATATTGGAACCGCTTTCAGCCTGATTGGTTCCACGCTGTAAAGAACAGAAAGAACCATCCAAGACGCGAAGAGCAACACCGCGGTAATGTCACTCTGGAAAGACATGAGGAGAAATCCATAGAGAAAAGAAAGTCCCACGAGAACATAGAGCTTCTTTAGGTCTTGTTGCTTGGTCTTGTATTCTTTATCCCCTTTCTTTGGATTGAACATATCCGTATCGCGATCTGACAAGTCATTTACGCCGTACAGAAGTATATTGGCCGGAATCATGAAGTAAATCAGGTGGGCAATGAAGAAGGGATCAATGAGTTGGCCCACTGTAGAAATGCCAATGATATAGCCTACCAGGTAGGTACCTCCCAAGTACAGCCAGAACCTGACTCTTGAAACCCTATAAGCAAGCCTCAGGATATTCGTCATTCACGCTAGTTCTCCGTTATGCAATATCATAATCGTCGGCTATCATGTCTGCAACAATCTCTGAAGAGATCAATGCCATTGGTACGCCGATTCCTGGGTGCGTATATTGGCCAGTGTAATAGAGATTATCCACTTTCTTGCTGTCGTGTCTTGGTCTGAAAAACGCGGACTGACTGAAGGTGTGAGTAAGTCCAACCGCAGTTCCTTTGTAAGCGTTGTAAGCTTTGGCAAAATCGTCCAGCGTGAAGATGCGTTTAACCATGATTGAATCTTGAATAGGTTCCCCAATCACTTTCTCCATGTGTGAGATTATTTTGTTGAAGTACATTTCTCGATGTTGAGGGGTATCCTCCAGACCTGGTGATATAGGCACGGTCACGAATATATTTTCCATTCCTTCGGGCGCGACCGTATCATCCTTCCTCGATGGACAGCAGAGATAGTATGCCGGCTTATCGGGCCAGCCCGGTTCATCGAAAATCTGGTTGAAGTGTGCCACCCAGTCGTGATCAAGAATAACATTATGGTGGGTCAAAGTGTCAATTTTCTTGTCAAGACCAAGATAGAGAACGAATGCTGATGGAGCAATGGTCTTGTCTTCCCAGTAGCTTTCAGGATATTGCTGATAGCTCTCTTCTAGAAGGTCTATTTCGGCATGGGGATAATCTGCATTGACGACGAAGAGATCACCTTTGATGGAGCCGTTGTTGGTTATCAGCTTGTTCACTTTCTTATCTTCTATCCGGAGGTGTTCAACTTCGGTGTTGTACCGGAATTTAACATTGTATTCTTCGCATAGGGAAACGAGGGCATCCACGATTTTGCCAATGCCACCATACGGGTACCAGACCCCTAGGTTGAAATCGATGTGAGAAATCATCGAATATAGTGCGGGTGTATTCTCGGGGTTCCCTCCAAGGAAAACTATCGAATACTCGAGTATTTTTTTGCTTCGCTCGTCATCGAAGTACTTGCCTACCAGGTCATCAATATTGGAAAGAATACTGAGTTTCCAACCTGCCCGCCACAACTTTGGATTCAACATCGATAGAATGCCCGAGAGATTCTCATACATAAGACCATCCAGCAGGTATTCGTATTTCTCTTCTGCTTGATCAAGATATTTCCGGAGTTTTTCTGCGCCATTTTCTTCCAGTTGATTAAACAGCTCCATGTTTTCTTCAAGGTTCGCTGAGATGTCAATAATCTCGCGTTCCGGGAAGAAAATACGGTATGACGGATTTAGACGCATGAGCTCGTAGAAATCTTCTGCTTTTCGTCCGAAATGCTCGAAATAGTGATCAAAGATTTCTGGCATCAGATACCAAGATGGTCCCATGTCAAATGTGAAACCATCCTTTTCCCAGACGCGTGCTCTTCCTCCAGGCCTATCGGTTTTCTCGACAAGAATCACCTCGTGTCCTTGCTTGCCAAGCAGCGCTGCTGCAGAAAGACCACCGATGCCTGCTCCAATGACTCCAATCCTCAAATCAATTCTCTCCTCTGCTAGCTATTGAAAAGGTCCCTAATATGGTTACCCTAAACGCTCTCTTGTGACCGTTGCTTCACTAATCTCGATTCGACAGAAATGCAAGGGAACATCTATTAGTTTAAAAGCGTTATTTTGTGATAGTGCTAAAAATCTTGGACAGATGGGCTTTCGTGAGGAGAGAACAGGATTGCTCAGGTGGGAACAGAAATCCCACAGTCACAGGTGCCGGGTGTCTGTAGAGAGGAGTAGGAATATGCTGAGTGAATACCAAGCGCATTTGGCGACATTACCATCAGAAGTACATAGCAGTGACGTTTTAGATGCACCAAATTTGGACTTGAGTTACGAGTACTGCATGGATATTTTCAAATTGCATGCTCGATCGTTTCATTTTGCGTCTCGATATCTGAATGAAGAAGAACGGAAATCAATTGCTGCTCTGTATGGATTCTGTAGATTGGTTGATGATTTCGCCGATGAGACGGAGATGACCGTCAAGGAGATTGAGCATGAACTGGACCTCTTGAAAGATATTGCGGAACGCTTGGCGAAGGGCGAGATTTTCTCCCATCCGCTTTTCAGAGCATTCGGTCATACTATGGTGAAGTACAGGATACCGGTTCGATATCTTCATGAGCTGATTGAAGGCGTCAGAATGGACTTGCGTCTGAAAGAAATTGAAACTGTGGAAGAGTTGGACAAATACTGCTATCATGTGGCTTCGACGGTTGGTTTGATGATGTGCCACATTTGGGGAAGTACTGACCCAGAGACTTTGGATCGCGCTGCTGATTTGGGAGTAGCACTTCAACTTACCAACATATTGAGAGACGTTGCTGAAGACTATGACAACAGCAGAATCTATTTGCCCAAGAAGCTAAGAGACGAATTCAGGGTAACGATATCCGATTTTGAAAATCGTACAGTTTCTCCTAATTTCGAATTGCTTCTCAAACACGAAATCGCTCGAGCTCGTTCAATTTATGCAAAGGCCGAAATTGGTTTACAGGATTTGCCCCCGGCTGCTTCTTTTACTGTGAGAGTTGCAGCGGAAGTTTATGGTGAAATCATGCACGAAATCGAAAAGATGGATTATCAGGTCTTTGCGAAGCGGGCCGTAGTGCCAAAATGGAGGAAACTCTGGATTGCTTTCAAACTTCGCAGGAAATACAATCAAGAGAAGAAAGCATACGATTCGATGCAGAAAGACTAGAATGGTACAGATAATTACGGATACTGAGGGTAGAAATCAATATGTCAAATGAAGCAGAGTCTGATAGGCGAAATGTCTGTGTTGTAGGTGGAGGTCTAGGTGGACTAGCAGCTGCAATACGAATCCAAGCAAATGGCCATGAAGTCACATTATTGGAAAAGAGACATCAATTAGGAGGTAGAGCGGGAGTCTTTACC harbors:
- the crtI gene encoding phytoene desaturase is translated as MRIGVIGAGIGGLSAAALLGKQGHEVILVEKTDRPGGRARVWEKDGFTFDMGPSWYLMPEIFDHYFEHFGRKAEDFYELMRLNPSYRIFFPEREIIDISANLEENMELFNQLEENGAEKLRKYLDQAEEKYEYLLDGLMYENLSGILSMLNPKLWRAGWKLSILSNIDDLVGKYFDDERSKKILEYSIVFLGGNPENTPALYSMISHIDFNLGVWYPYGGIGKIVDALVSLCEEYNVKFRYNTEVEHLRIEDKKVNKLITNNGSIKGDLFVVNADYPHAEIDLLEESYQQYPESYWEDKTIAPSAFVLYLGLDKKIDTLTHHNVILDHDWVAHFNQIFDEPGWPDKPAYYLCCPSRKDDTVAPEGMENIFVTVPISPGLEDTPQHREMYFNKIISHMEKVIGEPIQDSIMVKRIFTLDDFAKAYNAYKGTAVGLTHTFSQSAFFRPRHDSKKVDNLYYTGQYTHPGIGVPMALISSEIVADMIADDYDIA
- a CDS encoding cupin domain-containing protein, producing the protein MVDLLSYDNAKYSKTHKTADGTTEAIYAPLRGMSKNHMDVSPLYLTKDSDLSDYKQVIDREVEGVWKNSLLNNENGSTHFAMRTYQIEPNGHTSRDTHEHDHGVYVLKGMPTAVVEGKSILLTAGDVLHIAGNEEHQFFNEGDNPAKFICVKNY
- the menA gene encoding 1,4-dihydroxy-2-naphthoate octaprenyltransferase, with the translated sequence MGSSHENGDTRESKGNGFKPIMPWIILIRPPFLLATAGSIAVGGAVAFSETGSFNWFLFILTLLSGVLIHMGTNSANDYFDHLSGNDDINVHYVKPFTGGSRMIQQGRLNPKDVLKVSLSLLTIAALIGFYLFLSVGWIVLILGLFGAFSGFFYAAPPIRLASKGIGELLVGLNFGVLLIIGTYYVQTQTFALQPLLVSVPIALSISAVLWINEFPDYHADKQVGKDTMVVRIGLRKASHVFVALILSVHILYAVFILSDLVNHYSAFVFCTVPLGVVSVIETRNRYPNPETLAPANASAVLNHLVLLGLLISSYLAASIKAPTTMLILIGTVVLLICFALAAGCRRLESSK
- a CDS encoding prenyltransferase translates to MTNILRLAYRVSRVRFWLYLGGTYLVGYIIGISTVGQLIDPFFIAHLIYFMIPANILLYGVNDLSDRDTDMFNPKKGDKEYKTKQQDLKKLYVLVGLSFLYGFLLMSFQSDITAVLLFASWMVLSVLYSVEPIRLKAVPILDFTSNFLYVIPALLAIYQTTRTIPPLIPVFAAFCWTAAMQLFSAVPDIEADRKADVRSTAVAIGKGASLFLCLIFWTLFAVILVFVHPWNYPWNLLTFVYPLIPVYLILRRKADVSRVYWFFPYWNGIFGMVIFFTIGLPKLGIF
- a CDS encoding carotenoid biosynthesis protein; this encodes MQLEESNDVLLAVFCVAFFLSSYLVANVPIGESVTWVSAFFIVALALPSYYYFINWTGPRKGIFILILFSIFPVIIESIGISTGIPYGSFHYAETMGFKILGLVPWSVTFAFAPLLLGSMTVTTRLSQNTIIIIPASAIVLVLVDLVLDPAAVVLNIWVWSQPGIYYGVPLVNFVGWFFTGTVSSILFHYLTKTNSDKVVQMPRTVASSLFIILSFWTGFSLWEGLSVPFLVGISLIAFLFWRLYHPQKLEKPCSRT
- a CDS encoding phytoene/squalene synthase family protein, which codes for MLSEYQAHLATLPSEVHSSDVLDAPNLDLSYEYCMDIFKLHARSFHFASRYLNEEERKSIAALYGFCRLVDDFADETEMTVKEIEHELDLLKDIAERLAKGEIFSHPLFRAFGHTMVKYRIPVRYLHELIEGVRMDLRLKEIETVEELDKYCYHVASTVGLMMCHIWGSTDPETLDRAADLGVALQLTNILRDVAEDYDNSRIYLPKKLRDEFRVTISDFENRTVSPNFELLLKHEIARARSIYAKAEIGLQDLPPAASFTVRVAAEVYGEIMHEIEKMDYQVFAKRAVVPKWRKLWIAFKLRRKYNQEKKAYDSMQKD
- a CDS encoding zinc-binding dehydrogenase, whose protein sequence is MKTLMKTAHGPGNLELKDNPKPEPASNEALVKVAAAGICGTDIHIKHDQAFHTPPVVLGHEYSGTVVGIGSDVCSIEVGDDVVSPATAYCGQCHQCKTGHVNRCTDSNKRILGVSRANGAFAQYLIVPEYIIHKVPDGVPLEQAALAEPTACAVHALIEKTPVCPGDLVVVQGPGTMGLLSLQVAKAMGAGKVIVTGMSSDRWRLDIAERTGADRTIDIEEEDPIAIINEESLGLGADVVIEASGSCAACSQALEFVKVAGHVALLGVRGRPAEVDLDQMIVKELTMTGTWGTIPSSWVTTLKLMASDKIDVAPLITHRLSLDEWEHGFELMEDQKAIKVLFTNFS
- a CDS encoding hydroxymethylglutaryl-CoA reductase, producing MICLIHGGTKKLQIPAFLLRKLYIKGSLENVDDGFKFKIKNSLSPGTATEMDPIKIDDTEYPLEDTVVSSEDVEVKGSEVSADNPIPIKVGVELVIMVKGEQLEEGEHKIDIGLQTKEAGKLAFDVKDAL
- a CDS encoding CGGC domain-containing protein, coding for MRGMKKLGIIICERYGDCAGGKCFRSLHDREGAFSIYKEELQVVGYATCGGCPGGNIEYATEEMKENGAEVIHLATGFLVGYPPCTWVDYFKDFIEEKFGLDVILGTHPIPSSYRNTHRALGTWEDPEWEERLKYVMTDVETRKRYG
- a CDS encoding polyprenyl synthetase family protein; this translates as MDNDLQHLINSDKSQTDQVLPNFLELAEIQSRLQRIDDYINQFMSSNQGKPEILYEAAYHLIKAGGKRLRSLIALLACEAVGGNIENVLPVALAAELLQTASLIHDDLIDDDERRRGVPTVHSIFGRKTALLAGDLLISQAIRLLGDYGEPDLLSHIGIGGTKMCEGEAADLYLSPERPEDYTLEEYLAITERKTVSFIEAAIRIGVAIGGGDEAKNRALRDYAKGIGVAFQIRDDILDIQSHEHTVGKTTKSDLRLGRPNYVILSALRYCNEETGQKLFKALVDEDIHQVLQIVDETAVVAVAKEDAKEHITKAKRALGEVKIFKRYLLNNMADYVIHRNV
- a CDS encoding carboxymuconolactone decarboxylase family protein, producing the protein MTKDVGDRLRYFQKHFGALNRDIPETRNAFTDLLKIVDQKGALPRKFKEIICIVASILEPCESCMVYHTKQALSAGASREEIMEGCAVAIVMGGGPAAAHIATVQDALDKWA
- a CDS encoding lipoate--protein ligase family protein; the encoded protein is MSWRLLDNEESDIYRNLALEESLARTNAGAVDKTNTVRFWKSEPSVVLGRFQCVHEEVNIEFCRNNDISIARRFTGGGTVFHDEGNLNISFCLDQSESFVSRTLRELYWNFIGTLAKGLRSIGIGASYDPNRSCIRINGRKITGTAGWLKQGVSFIHGTLLLSANLETLRRALSPPPNQTVYLRDGRSIRCKESKKDVVTTIAKEFESPPTEDKIKQAIIDSIATFTGAEIVEDSFTEKEEAMANSLYHTRYKRTEWNLGTLTERKAKKQ